The following proteins come from a genomic window of Methanothermobacter thermautotrophicus:
- a CDS encoding TatD family hydrolase has translation MHADTRPIEDFDLMAVSGVEEAVTCAHDPLEALSSDVILAHLRRLLMVEPGRASSRGLKLHVALGIHPRAIPPDHGRVLEELPGLLKNPSVVAVGEIGLDSGSEIEKRVFVEQLQMADELGFPVIVHTPRTGKPEVTPRIVDLIGENIDEDRAVVEHVNMDVLPDLIETECILGLTVQPEKLTPSEAVDILREYGTERFVLNSDMSSAPSDPLSVPRTVHRMRMEGFGRREIRRVSRENIKDILKI, from the coding sequence ATACATGCAGATACAAGACCCATTGAGGATTTTGATTTGATGGCTGTGAGTGGTGTTGAGGAAGCCGTAACATGCGCCCATGACCCCCTTGAGGCCCTATCATCAGATGTTATCCTTGCACACCTCAGGAGGCTTCTCATGGTCGAGCCCGGAAGGGCGTCCTCCAGAGGCCTCAAACTCCACGTGGCGCTGGGGATACACCCGCGGGCCATACCCCCGGACCATGGGAGGGTCCTTGAAGAACTTCCTGGCCTCCTTAAAAATCCATCTGTGGTTGCTGTGGGTGAGATAGGTCTTGATTCAGGGTCAGAAATTGAAAAAAGGGTGTTCGTAGAGCAGCTGCAGATGGCAGATGAACTGGGATTCCCTGTTATTGTGCACACCCCCCGCACCGGGAAGCCAGAGGTGACCCCCCGGATAGTAGATCTGATAGGAGAGAACATTGATGAGGATAGGGCTGTGGTTGAGCATGTCAACATGGATGTGCTCCCCGATCTGATTGAAACTGAATGCATACTCGGCCTCACCGTGCAGCCTGAAAAGCTCACTCCCAGCGAAGCCGTGGATATTCTCAGGGAATATGGGACCGAAAGATTCGTACTGAACAGTGACATGAGCTCAGCACCATCGGACCCCCTTTCTGTTCCGAGGACAGTTCACCGGATGAGGATGGAGGGCTTCGGGAGGAGAGAGATAAGGAGGGTGTCCCGGGAGAATATCAAAGATATCCTGAAGATTTAA
- a CDS encoding carbohydrate kinase family protein, whose amino-acid sequence MHVVSVGTCNMDFIFRVPEFVEPDSEMYIDDIHIIPGGSALNFAVWLSALGFSSGIVAVTGRDVYGEIIRSRLESEGVSTSCLSVVERPTGMAFISVDGAGRRSIYSYMGANAELEIGTLEERCIRAADAVHISGCYVEVAHTVAKIRELSFSPGGLLASYGLDVLEPVLRRTEVLFLNDDELEVLTGSRKSGISRLLDLGVDNVVVTHGPGGASFFSADHSLEMKVEDAGAIDTTGAGDAFAAGFMSEWLRGSEPSQCLRGGHRVALNVISRFGAL is encoded by the coding sequence ATGCATGTTGTCAGTGTCGGGACCTGCAACATGGACTTCATCTTCAGGGTGCCGGAGTTTGTTGAACCAGACTCTGAGATGTACATAGACGACATCCACATCATCCCAGGGGGTTCCGCACTTAACTTTGCTGTCTGGCTCTCAGCCCTTGGTTTCAGTTCAGGTATAGTGGCTGTCACGGGCAGAGACGTGTACGGGGAAATAATAAGGTCAAGACTGGAATCAGAGGGCGTATCCACAAGTTGTCTCTCTGTGGTTGAGAGGCCTACAGGCATGGCCTTCATATCGGTTGATGGTGCTGGTAGGAGGTCAATCTATTCATACATGGGGGCCAATGCAGAACTTGAGATCGGAACACTTGAGGAAAGGTGTATCAGGGCCGCGGATGCTGTTCACATCAGCGGATGCTACGTTGAAGTTGCACATACTGTTGCCAAAATCAGGGAGCTCTCATTCAGTCCAGGCGGCCTTCTGGCATCCTATGGCCTTGATGTCCTTGAACCTGTCCTCAGGAGGACAGAGGTCCTATTTCTGAATGATGATGAACTTGAGGTTCTTACTGGCTCCCGTAAATCCGGGATTTCCAGGTTGCTGGATCTCGGTGTCGATAACGTTGTTGTAACCCATGGACCGGGTGGTGCATCCTTCTTCTCAGCAGACCACTCCCTTGAAATGAAGGTTGAGGATGCTGGGGCCATCGACACAACCGGTGCAGGTGATGCCTTTGCAGCGGGTTTCATGTCAGAATGGCTCAGGGGATCTGAACCATCACAATGTCTCAGGGGAGGCCACAGAGTAGCCCTTAATGTGATTTCGAGGTTCGGGGCCCTTTAG
- a CDS encoding septum site-determining protein MinD, with amino-acid sequence MTRVITVASGKGGVGKTTITANLGVALSTYGERVVVLDADIAMANLELILGMEGKSVTLHDVLAGNASIEDAVYEGPNGVRVVPAGISLEGLRNVKLDRLEDALAYLIEDTDILLIDAPAGLKKDAVAALAAADELLLVTTPEVPSISDALKTKIVASKLDINIIGVVINREQYDKTFLSVDEVETILEVPVIAVIPDDPEVSRAAAFGEPIVIKNPKSPASNALMKLAADLIGEEYQPIEPNKQGVIAKLISGLMGRR; translated from the coding sequence ATGACAAGAGTGATTACAGTCGCATCAGGTAAGGGAGGTGTGGGGAAGACAACCATCACTGCAAACCTTGGTGTTGCGCTCTCAACCTACGGTGAAAGAGTTGTCGTTCTTGACGCTGATATAGCAATGGCGAACCTTGAACTGATCCTTGGGATGGAGGGGAAATCAGTTACCCTCCATGATGTTCTTGCAGGTAATGCTTCAATCGAGGACGCTGTTTATGAGGGACCAAACGGTGTGAGGGTTGTCCCGGCGGGTATATCCCTTGAGGGTCTGAGGAATGTTAAGCTTGACCGCCTGGAGGACGCCCTGGCCTACCTCATAGAGGATACCGACATACTCCTCATAGATGCCCCTGCGGGACTTAAAAAGGACGCTGTAGCAGCCCTTGCAGCTGCAGATGAACTTCTCCTTGTCACAACACCTGAGGTACCATCAATAAGTGACGCCCTTAAGACAAAGATCGTCGCAAGTAAACTGGATATAAATATAATAGGTGTTGTTATAAACCGTGAACAGTACGATAAGACCTTCCTGAGTGTTGATGAGGTTGAAACAATACTGGAGGTCCCTGTAATTGCGGTGATACCGGATGACCCTGAGGTAAGCCGTGCAGCGGCCTTTGGTGAGCCGATAGTCATTAAGAATCCAAAGTCCCCTGCAAGTAACGCCCTCATGAAGCTTGCAGCAGACCTCATTGGCGAGGAATACCAGCCAATTGAGCCTAACAAGCAGGGGGTTATTGCAAAACTCATAAGCGGTTTAATGGGGCGGAGATGA
- a CDS encoding DUF2226 domain-containing protein, protein MELPITKPSKISYGDEIDFTELLEKLARDEYNGFIRVTHASDEGYILFRDGSHVAASYGRFMKGEALDRIMEVADKTDTLIELFDLKRSQLDYLIDINKIYRIEEAVDEITEVEVPEVEEESYFNPREASYRQPLNPPEAEAEKEGHGEVEVREGALNSATDVQVEVKQDANSDSDVSVGTDVNAGASDLTDDTNMEEAPLTESSEVSQGPEVSSEEIETPEESEEPRKPLSRDELMKKYGLRDIAEEEVERVLETYKGGAITDIDPERVELTLMNKIKMSILGIPRIKGAEVIVFLDNAYDLRGKIKIMVEHEGKGLFSRIMGDSGEEDKLKFHIMDIVEMELRKTFRDFPEIVDNFEVSIEIR, encoded by the coding sequence ATGGAGCTTCCGATCACCAAACCATCAAAGATATCCTACGGTGATGAAATAGACTTCACGGAACTTCTTGAAAAACTTGCCAGAGATGAATACAATGGATTCATAAGGGTTACACATGCATCGGATGAGGGTTACATCCTCTTCAGGGATGGATCACATGTTGCAGCATCCTATGGACGCTTCATGAAGGGGGAGGCTCTTGATAGGATAATGGAGGTGGCTGATAAAACAGACACCCTCATAGAACTGTTTGACCTTAAAAGGTCACAGCTGGACTATCTCATTGATATAAACAAGATCTACAGAATCGAAGAGGCTGTTGATGAGATAACTGAAGTTGAAGTGCCAGAGGTTGAGGAGGAGTCCTACTTCAACCCCAGGGAGGCAAGCTACAGGCAGCCATTAAACCCCCCGGAAGCGGAAGCTGAAAAGGAGGGACATGGTGAGGTCGAGGTTCGTGAGGGGGCTCTGAATTCAGCAACAGATGTTCAGGTAGAGGTTAAACAGGATGCGAATTCAGATTCTGACGTTTCTGTAGGGACTGATGTTAATGCGGGTGCTTCTGATTTAACAGACGATACTAACATGGAGGAAGCACCATTAACAGAATCCTCTGAGGTTTCACAGGGTCCAGAAGTATCTTCAGAGGAGATTGAAACTCCGGAAGAGTCTGAAGAGCCCAGAAAACCCCTCAGCAGGGACGAGTTAATGAAAAAGTATGGCCTCAGGGATATTGCTGAAGAGGAAGTTGAAAGGGTCCTTGAGACATATAAGGGGGGCGCAATCACAGATATAGATCCCGAGAGGGTTGAACTCACCCTGATGAATAAGATAAAGATGTCAATACTTGGAATACCCAGGATAAAGGGTGCTGAGGTCATAGTATTCCTTGACAACGCCTATGACCTCCGTGGAAAGATAAAGATAATGGTTGAACATGAGGGTAAGGGACTGTTCTCAAGGATAATGGGAGACTCCGGTGAGGAGGACAAACTCAAGTTCCACATCATGGACATAGTCGAGATGGAGCTCAGGAAGACCTTCAGGGATTTCCCTGAGATTGTGGATAACTTTGAGGTGAGTATTGAGATACGCTGA
- the sepF gene encoding cell division protein SepF, which produces MRDILEMLKKSVGLDEEVRESEETETIIVPEHSFYEIILLKAGSLGDVEDALSQVTEEKNPVILDLTEIQRDSPEDFKAVGERIKDLRENHGAEAILLCNKEKNVVIITPREIKLIRKG; this is translated from the coding sequence TTGAGGGATATCCTGGAAATGCTGAAAAAAAGTGTCGGGCTGGATGAGGAAGTGAGGGAATCTGAGGAGACAGAGACGATAATAGTGCCGGAACATTCATTCTATGAGATAATTCTCCTTAAGGCAGGATCCCTGGGGGATGTGGAGGACGCCCTTTCTCAGGTGACCGAAGAGAAAAATCCGGTTATACTTGACTTAACCGAAATTCAGAGGGACAGTCCCGAGGACTTCAAAGCCGTCGGTGAACGTATAAAGGATCTGAGGGAGAACCACGGCGCTGAAGCCATACTGCTCTGCAATAAGGAGAAGAACGTTGTTATAATAACTCCAAGGGAAATCAAACTCATCAGGAAGGGGTAG
- a CDS encoding DUF1611 domain-containing protein, producing the protein MHTLSSVEELRELNPFIIIGCGGGGEKFANFEGVEAVGFVDDDPKKHGTDFCGFKVSSSLLDLIEETDARSVAIMLPIGAEGTALKYAVQAINEGKNVVTSFRSLPLSENTSLIKFAERMNVKIKEISPRLDNIRRIFGVAPPRCTEILPKINYRHKAPLVFVGGTSQECGKRTTTRLLGKEAIERGLEVGVISTDEMGLEQPVDINFRAGSLSVMDVAAALMGSVRYIEEEKNPDIIFIEGQSSLTEMGNPHPRGLSASILIGAMPDVTVLCHRPNHPYRKPRGIKEEIRAIEALEPTRVIAISLNLRNINDRSIMEEYENRFGLPVVDVKNGGASRLMDVIMDYIGEI; encoded by the coding sequence TTGCACACATTATCTTCTGTGGAGGAACTCAGGGAGCTGAATCCATTCATAATAATAGGCTGTGGTGGCGGAGGAGAAAAATTCGCAAACTTTGAGGGTGTTGAGGCTGTTGGATTCGTTGATGACGACCCAAAAAAACATGGGACTGATTTTTGCGGTTTTAAGGTGTCATCAAGCCTCCTTGACTTAATAGAGGAGACAGACGCCCGTAGTGTTGCCATCATGCTCCCCATAGGTGCCGAGGGCACAGCCCTCAAGTACGCTGTCCAGGCAATAAATGAGGGCAAGAACGTTGTCACATCCTTCAGATCACTCCCACTATCCGAGAACACATCACTCATCAAATTCGCTGAAAGGATGAATGTGAAGATAAAGGAGATAAGCCCCAGACTCGATAACATAAGGAGAATATTTGGAGTAGCCCCTCCACGCTGCACCGAGATACTCCCCAAGATAAATTACAGGCATAAGGCGCCTCTCGTATTTGTAGGTGGAACCTCACAGGAATGCGGTAAGCGCACAACCACAAGGCTGCTGGGGAAGGAGGCCATTGAGAGGGGTCTTGAGGTGGGCGTGATATCAACCGATGAGATGGGCCTTGAACAGCCAGTGGACATAAACTTCCGTGCGGGCAGTCTTTCGGTGATGGATGTTGCAGCTGCCCTCATGGGGTCAGTCAGGTACATTGAGGAGGAGAAGAACCCTGACATCATATTCATAGAGGGCCAGTCCAGTCTGACTGAAATGGGGAACCCCCATCCCAGGGGTTTGTCGGCCTCGATACTCATAGGGGCAATGCCAGATGTCACGGTACTCTGCCACAGACCAAACCATCCCTACAGAAAACCTCGAGGAATAAAAGAGGAGATAAGGGCCATAGAGGCACTCGAGCCAACAAGGGTTATAGCTATTTCCTTAAATTTAAGAAACATTAATGACAGATCCATAATGGAGGAATATGAAAACCGCTTCGGACTTCCTGTTGTTGATGTTAAAAATGGGGGGGCATCACGGTTGATGGACGTCATCATGGATTACATAGGGGAGATTTAG
- a CDS encoding roadblock/LC7 domain-containing protein has product MIARILKDLGRINGVNGSLVVGKDGLVIESEVPSDIDGELVAAMASAVFGTAERSAEEIKHEPLEQVMIEGTRGKTLMIDAGEGILVLITDVDINLGLIRIEMRRSAERIKDLLT; this is encoded by the coding sequence ATGATAGCAAGAATACTTAAAGATTTAGGTAGGATCAATGGGGTAAACGGTTCCCTTGTTGTCGGTAAGGATGGTCTGGTAATTGAGAGCGAGGTGCCATCTGATATCGATGGGGAACTGGTTGCTGCAATGGCTTCAGCAGTGTTCGGTACCGCCGAGAGGTCAGCTGAGGAGATAAAGCACGAGCCCCTTGAACAGGTCATGATTGAGGGTACCAGAGGGAAAACTCTCATGATAGATGCTGGGGAGGGAATACTTGTACTTATAACCGATGTTGATATAAATCTTGGACTTATACGTATAGAGATGAGGAGAAGCGCTGAGCGCATTAAGGATCTCCTGACATAA
- a CDS encoding 3H domain-containing protein, with translation MKKPYVILIGSASGIGKSTVASELARELNIKHLIETDFIREIVRGIIGPDYAPTLHRSSFDAYTALRDKERFKGDGMEALICAGFEEHASFVIPAIEKVIERAVADSDDVVIEGVHLLPGFINTKKFGENASIHFFVLSAEENVHKERFVKRAMEIKRGGKHLEYFRENRIIHDHLVKSAREHGVPVINNDDINCTIRRMLSFIRENCAEVTLQHPVERLGDVIEIIIKRHGGRIVDVSYPIPGFSQPLKREVNVYDPAEAERFLKRLNESPKRKRDLERLYTLSNNVHSHKICAPDPETLQEILRELEESGLVYTEENGD, from the coding sequence TTGAAAAAGCCCTACGTTATACTTATTGGAAGTGCCTCTGGTATAGGGAAGTCAACGGTGGCATCTGAGCTTGCAAGGGAACTCAACATAAAGCACCTGATAGAAACGGATTTTATAAGGGAGATAGTGAGGGGTATAATCGGGCCAGATTATGCTCCAACACTTCACAGGTCCTCCTTCGATGCCTACACAGCACTCAGGGACAAGGAACGTTTCAAGGGAGATGGCATGGAGGCACTGATATGTGCCGGTTTTGAGGAGCATGCCTCCTTCGTAATTCCCGCCATCGAGAAGGTCATAGAAAGGGCTGTTGCAGATTCCGATGACGTTGTAATAGAGGGCGTACATCTCCTCCCCGGATTCATAAACACGAAAAAGTTCGGTGAAAATGCCTCAATTCATTTTTTTGTTCTCTCGGCTGAGGAGAATGTTCACAAGGAACGTTTCGTCAAGAGGGCCATGGAGATTAAAAGGGGCGGTAAACACCTTGAATACTTCCGGGAGAACCGTATAATACATGATCACCTTGTTAAGAGTGCCAGGGAACATGGAGTCCCTGTCATCAACAATGATGATATAAACTGTACAATCAGGAGGATGCTCTCCTTCATAAGGGAGAACTGCGCCGAGGTGACCCTCCAGCACCCCGTTGAAAGGCTGGGTGATGTCATTGAAATAATCATAAAGAGACATGGCGGCAGGATCGTTGACGTCTCCTACCCAATACCTGGATTCTCACAGCCGCTTAAACGTGAAGTGAACGTATACGACCCAGCTGAAGCTGAAAGATTTCTTAAAAGATTAAATGAGAGTCCCAAAAGGAAAAGAGATCTTGAAAGGTTATATACACTTTCAAATAATGTTCACAGTCATAAAATATGTGCTCCAGATCCTGAAACTCTTCAGGAAATACTCAGGGAACTGGAAGAGAGTGGACTGGTCTACACTGAAGAGAATGGCGACTGA
- a CDS encoding ZPR1 zinc finger domain-containing protein, which translates to MKIDCPVCGGERCMTAITRVERIPYFGEIMESVLICERCSYRSTDIICLEQKEPSRYIIEADEDTLNARVVKSQSATIRIPELGLKVEPGPRSAGYISNIEGVVERFENALKTALNLFEEEESKEKTSKILEMLQEVRGGSRKVTVIIEDPFGQSFVGHPRAVKEKLSEDEIKSLKTGFLVFESEENDDED; encoded by the coding sequence ATGAAAATTGACTGTCCGGTCTGCGGTGGAGAACGATGCATGACTGCAATAACAAGGGTTGAAAGGATTCCCTACTTTGGAGAGATAATGGAGTCAGTACTGATCTGTGAGAGATGTAGCTACAGGAGCACCGATATAATATGCCTCGAACAGAAGGAACCCTCCAGGTACATAATCGAGGCAGATGAGGATACACTCAACGCAAGGGTGGTTAAGTCACAGTCAGCAACCATCAGGATACCTGAACTGGGACTGAAGGTCGAGCCAGGCCCCAGGTCAGCCGGTTACATCTCCAACATAGAGGGTGTTGTTGAGAGATTTGAAAACGCCCTTAAAACCGCTCTCAACCTATTTGAAGAAGAAGAATCAAAGGAAAAAACCTCAAAGATTTTAGAGATGCTACAGGAAGTTCGCGGAGGTTCCAGAAAGGTTACAGTGATAATCGAGGATCCCTTCGGCCAGAGCTTTGTGGGCCATCCCAGGGCTGTGAAGGAAAAACTTTCAGAGGATGAAATAAAATCCCTTAAGACTGGATTCCTTGTCTTTGAATCAGAAGAGAATGATGATGAGGATTAA
- the nadC gene encoding carboxylating nicotinate-nucleotide diphosphorylase — MIDIIREMIRADVGFEDITTEALIERGTEVVADVVSREDGVVAGVDVAEMMAREFSISLIRWKDDGDTIKAGERLLTLEGDAMDILMVERTMLNLMMKMSGIATLTRKMLQRARAVNGGIRIAATRKTTPGLQWFEKQAVRIGGGDTHRFRLDDCAMIKDNHIAIVGSIEDAVRRVRDHVSFTKKVEVEVESSDDAVRAAEAGADIILLDNMSPDTIRNTLEELEGRGLRGDVIVEASGGIKPDNIEDYASTGVEVISMGFITSSACPVDLSLEIRELK; from the coding sequence ATGATTGATATTATCAGGGAGATGATCAGGGCCGATGTTGGATTTGAGGATATAACAACGGAGGCACTCATTGAAAGGGGAACAGAGGTGGTCGCTGATGTCGTTTCCAGGGAAGATGGAGTTGTTGCGGGTGTTGATGTTGCGGAGATGATGGCCCGGGAGTTCTCCATATCCCTGATCCGGTGGAAGGATGATGGTGATACCATAAAGGCCGGTGAGCGCCTTCTAACCCTTGAGGGGGATGCCATGGATATCCTTATGGTTGAGAGGACCATGCTGAACCTCATGATGAAGATGAGCGGTATAGCGACCCTTACACGGAAAATGCTTCAGAGGGCCAGGGCGGTGAATGGGGGTATAAGGATAGCGGCCACAAGGAAAACGACGCCTGGTCTTCAGTGGTTTGAGAAACAGGCTGTCAGGATTGGTGGAGGAGACACCCACCGATTCCGGCTTGATGACTGTGCAATGATCAAGGATAATCACATAGCCATTGTGGGCAGCATTGAGGATGCGGTTAGGCGTGTGAGGGACCATGTGAGTTTCACAAAGAAGGTTGAGGTGGAGGTTGAGAGTTCGGATGATGCTGTGAGGGCGGCTGAGGCCGGAGCTGACATAATACTCCTTGATAACATGTCACCTGATACAATCAGGAATACCCTGGAGGAACTTGAAGGGCGCGGACTCAGGGGTGATGTTATAGTTGAGGCATCAGGGGGCATTAAACCTGATAATATTGAAGATTACGCATCCACTGGTGTCGAAGTTATATCAATGGGCTTTATAACCTCTTCAGCCTGTCCAGTTGACCTCAGCCTTGAAATAAGGGAACTAAAATGA
- the rnz gene encoding ribonuclease Z, producing MEVTFLGTSSAVPSKNRNHTSIALRIPGEVFLFDCGEGTQRQMALAGISPMKVTRIFITHLHGDHILGIPGMIQSMGFRGREEALDIYGPPGIHELHECIMKMGYFTLDFDINVHEVRGGNVIEEEDYRVTSAPASHSVFNLAYCFEEKKRPRFLREKAIALGLKPGPAFGKLHRGMPVRVGDRVIMPDEVLGSPRKGVKVCYSGDTRPCESVIKLAEGADLLIHESTLEAGSEDKAAESGHSTAREAAEVAKSAGVKRLILTHLSTRYKRTEVILEAAREVFPMTEVADDLMTVEVKADDSSPDS from the coding sequence ATGGAAGTGACATTCCTTGGCACATCATCAGCGGTTCCATCGAAAAACAGGAACCACACCTCCATAGCCCTCCGCATACCCGGTGAAGTATTCCTCTTTGACTGCGGTGAGGGGACCCAGAGGCAGATGGCCCTTGCAGGGATCAGTCCCATGAAGGTTACAAGGATATTCATAACACACCTCCACGGGGACCACATACTCGGAATACCTGGAATGATACAGTCCATGGGCTTCAGGGGGCGTGAAGAAGCCCTTGACATCTATGGCCCCCCCGGTATCCATGAGTTGCATGAGTGCATAATGAAGATGGGCTACTTCACCCTCGACTTCGATATCAACGTCCATGAGGTCAGGGGCGGTAACGTTATTGAGGAGGAGGATTACCGTGTCACCTCAGCCCCGGCCTCCCACTCAGTCTTCAACCTCGCATACTGCTTCGAAGAGAAGAAGAGGCCCAGGTTCCTCAGGGAAAAGGCCATTGCACTGGGACTCAAACCAGGCCCAGCCTTTGGGAAGCTACACAGAGGCATGCCTGTAAGGGTCGGTGATCGGGTTATAATGCCTGATGAGGTTCTAGGAAGCCCCAGGAAGGGTGTGAAGGTATGTTACTCGGGGGACACTCGCCCCTGTGAGTCTGTTATAAAACTTGCAGAGGGTGCGGACCTCCTTATACATGAATCAACACTGGAGGCGGGTAGTGAGGATAAGGCCGCTGAAAGCGGGCACTCAACCGCCAGAGAAGCTGCAGAGGTTGCAAAATCAGCAGGAGTGAAGAGACTGATACTCACACACCTCAGCACGCGCTACAAGCGCACTGAGGTTATCCTGGAAGCTGCCAGGGAGGTATTCCCCATGACCGAGGTTGCTGATGACCTTATGACGGTGGAGGTGAAGGCTGATGACTCCTCTCCCGACAGTTGA
- a CDS encoding mechanosensitive ion channel family protein: MTPLPTVESILIITVTVMAAVLLVKWTSYFLRKSARKWELDLTLIQVINDIIKYSVYFIAASIVLRELGIDITAITVSLGIAGVSVGFASRDIISNFISGMFILADKSFRVGDTIEVAGQRGRVRKVGFRTTTIETPEAGLVTVPNSTFSKTAYVNYSAEDRRRVELRVNLDYDIDLERFESDVKDVLMRVPGILKDPEPGLIILEFTDTGISAKVTAWIPDPDRVTRYRSVLAAHVKKILRKHREGS; encoded by the coding sequence ATGACTCCTCTCCCGACAGTTGAAAGCATTCTAATAATAACTGTAACCGTGATGGCGGCTGTCCTCCTTGTTAAGTGGACGTCCTACTTCCTGAGGAAATCCGCCAGAAAATGGGAACTGGACCTAACACTCATACAGGTCATCAATGACATAATAAAGTACAGTGTTTATTTCATCGCAGCAAGTATAGTCCTTCGGGAACTCGGCATCGATATAACTGCAATAACCGTCAGCCTGGGAATAGCCGGTGTTTCAGTGGGTTTTGCATCAAGGGACATAATATCCAACTTCATATCGGGGATGTTCATCCTTGCAGATAAGAGTTTCAGGGTGGGTGACACCATAGAGGTTGCCGGCCAGCGCGGAAGGGTCAGGAAAGTTGGATTCAGGACAACGACTATAGAAACTCCAGAGGCAGGGTTAGTGACGGTTCCAAACTCCACCTTCTCAAAAACAGCCTATGTGAATTACAGCGCTGAGGACCGGAGGAGGGTTGAACTGAGGGTCAACCTTGACTATGACATCGACCTGGAGAGATTTGAATCCGATGTGAAGGACGTCCTCATGAGGGTTCCCGGCATACTGAAGGACCCTGAACCCGGACTGATCATACTGGAATTCACTGATACAGGCATCAGCGCCAAGGTAACTGCCTGGATACCTGATCCTGACAGGGTGACAAGATACAGGTCCGTGCTTGCTGCTCATGTGAAAAAAATCCTGAGGAAACACAGAGAAGGGTCATGA
- a CDS encoding class E sortase — protein sequence MKKTGLYASLICLFFIMLSSGIIIKGLEDYKALERSRAHLENYKNAPRELFDPAPSSSAGSRGPVIGKLIIPRIGVSCWIREDTVNAYESVYHYPESVMPGSSGECGILGHRTTYSGPFRRIGMLRKGDQVIIEDASSSIRYIYTVTSNGDDIRWDYKTNPVRFSQGGDARLMLITCYPPGQKKAAWITHCKLVKKENI from the coding sequence ATGAAAAAAACAGGACTCTACGCATCTCTCATATGCCTTTTTTTCATCATGTTAAGTTCGGGTATAATAATAAAGGGATTGGAGGACTACAAGGCCCTTGAAAGATCGAGGGCCCACCTTGAGAATTACAAGAACGCCCCAAGGGAACTCTTTGACCCTGCGCCCAGCAGCAGCGCAGGTTCCAGGGGCCCGGTCATTGGAAAGCTCATCATACCCCGCATAGGGGTCAGTTGCTGGATAAGGGAGGACACCGTCAACGCCTATGAATCAGTGTATCACTATCCCGAAAGCGTTATGCCAGGATCCAGCGGGGAGTGCGGAATCCTCGGGCACAGGACAACCTACTCAGGGCCCTTCAGAAGGATTGGAATGCTGAGGAAGGGTGACCAGGTGATAATAGAGGATGCATCATCCTCCATCCGCTACATCTACACAGTGACATCCAATGGTGATGATATAAGGTGGGATTACAAAACGAACCCTGTGAGGTTTTCCCAGGGCGGGGATGCCAGGCTAATGCTCATAACATGTTATCCCCCAGGTCAGAAGAAGGCTGCGTGGATAACACACTGCAAACTTGTAAAGAAGGAGAACATCTAA